One part of the Arabidopsis thaliana chromosome 1 sequence genome encodes these proteins:
- a CDS encoding Paired amphipathic helix (PAH2) superfamily protein (Paired amphipathic helix (PAH2) superfamily protein; FUNCTIONS IN: molecular_function unknown; INVOLVED IN: regulation of transcription, DNA-dependent; LOCATED IN: nucleus; CONTAINS InterPro DOMAIN/s: Paired amphipathic helix (InterPro:IPR003822); BEST Arabidopsis thaliana protein match is: Paired amphipathic helix (PAH2) superfamily protein (TAIR:AT1G24250.1); Has 824 Blast hits to 569 proteins in 155 species: Archae - 0; Bacteria - 0; Metazoa - 300; Fungi - 147; Plants - 338; Viruses - 0; Other Eukaryotes - 39 (source: NCBI BLink).), producing the protein MAGGSKSPASSLEDGKAYVNAVKVALEEAEPAKYQEFLRLFHEVIARRMGMATFSARMQDLLKDHPSLCLGLNVMLAPEYQRAIPPEASEEFHKVVGRSVPRPEPTIDDATSYLIAVKEAFHDEPAKYEEMLKLLNDFKARRVNAASVIARVEELMKDHSNLLFGFCVFLSATTSFTTKLKAKFQGDGSQVVDSVLQIMRMYGEGNKSKHDAYQEIVALVQGHDDLVMELSQIFTDPSTRV; encoded by the exons ATGGCTGGAGGAAGTAAATCACCGGCGTCATCTTTGGAAGATGGAAAGGCATACGTCAATGCTGTGAAGGTCGCATTGGAGGAAGCGGAACCTGCAAAATATCAAGAGTTTCTAAGACTCTTTCATGAGGTGATAGCGCGAAG GATGGGTATGGCTACTTTCAGTGCACGCATGCAGGACCTCTTGAAAGATCACCCGAGTCTGTGTCTTGGTTTAAATGTCATGCTTGCACCTGAGTATCAGAGAGCCATCCCTCCCGAGGCTAGCGAAGAGTTTCATAAGGTGGTTGGAAGAAGCGTACCACGTCCGGAGCCTACCATAGATGATGCGACTTCATACCTCATTGCTGTGAAGGAAGCATTTCATGATGAACCTGCAAAATATGAGGAAATGCTTAAGCTCTTGAATGATTTTAAAGCTCGCAG AGTCAATGCCGCTAGTGTCATTGCTAGGGTGGAGGAACTCATGAAAGATCACTCGAATCtgctttttggtttctgtgtCTTCCTTTCAGCTACAACGAGTTTTACCACGAAGCTTAAG GCAAAGTTTCAGGGCGATGGTAGTCAAGTAGTTGACTCAGTTCTTCAGATAATGAGAATGTACGGTGAGGGAAACAAGTCCAAACATGATGCGTATCAGGAG ATCGTTGCACTTGTTCAGGGTCATGACGATTTAGTCATGGAGCTTTCACAAATTTTCACTGATCCATCTACTAGAGTCTAG
- the SPDS1 gene encoding spermidine synthase (spermidine synthase 1 (SPDS1); FUNCTIONS IN: spermidine synthase activity; INVOLVED IN: spermidine biosynthetic process; LOCATED IN: cellular_component unknown; EXPRESSED IN: 25 plant structures; EXPRESSED DURING: 15 growth stages; CONTAINS InterPro DOMAIN/s: Spermine synthase (InterPro:IPR001045); BEST Arabidopsis thaliana protein match is: spermidine synthase 2 (TAIR:AT1G70310.1); Has 5258 Blast hits to 5255 proteins in 1502 species: Archae - 169; Bacteria - 2896; Metazoa - 353; Fungi - 199; Plants - 416; Viruses - 0; Other Eukaryotes - 1225 (source: NCBI BLink).), producing MDAKETSATDLKRPREEDDNGGAATMETENGDQKKEPACFSTVIPGWFSEMSPMWPGEAHSLKVEKVLFQGKSDYQDVIVFQSATYGKVLVLDGVIQLTERDECAYQEMITHLPLCSIPNPKKVLVIGGGDGGVLREVARHASIEQIDMCEIDKMVVDVSKQFFPDVAIGYEDPRVNLVIGDGVAFLKNAAEGSYDAVIVDSSDPIGPAKELFEKPFFQSVARALRPGGVVCTQAESLWLHMDIIEDIVSNCREIFKGSVNYAWTSVPTYPSGVIGFMLCSTEGPDVDFKHPLNPIDESSSKSNGPLKFYNAEIHSAAFCLPSFAKKVIESKAN from the exons ATGGACGCTAAAGAAACCTCTGCCACCGATTTGAAAAGACCGAGAGAAGAGGATGATAACGGCGGCGCCGCTACCATGGAGACGGAGAACGGAGATCAGAAAAAGGAACCTGCTTGTTTCTCCACTGTTATTCCTGGGTGGTTCTCTGAAATGAGTCCTATGTGGCCAG GAGAGGCACACTCATTGAAGGttgagaaagttttgtttcaagGGAAATCAGATTATCAGGATGTTATTGTTTTCCAg TCTGCAACATATggaaaagttttggttttggatggAGTAATCCAACTTACGGAGAGAGATGAATGTGCTTATCAGGAAATGATCACTCATCTTCCTTTGTGTTCTATCCCTAACCCTAAGAAG GTTTTGGTCAttggaggaggagatggagGTGTCCTGCGGGAAGTTGCACGCCATGCTTCTATTGAGCAGATTGACATGTGTGAAATTGATAAAATGGTGGTCGAC GTGTCTAAGCAATTTTTCCCTGATGTAGCAATTGGATATGAGGATCCTCGCGTGAACCTTGTCATTGGCGATG GTGTTGCTTTCTTGAAGAATGCTGCTGAAGGATCATACGATGCAGTTATTGTTGACTCTTCAGATCCAATCG GTCCTGCAAAGGAGCTGTTTGAGAAACCCTTCTTCCAATCTGTGGCTAGAGCTCTTCGTCCTGGTGGAGTTGTGTGCACTCAAGCTGAAAGCTTGTGGCTTCACATGGACATCATCGAAGACATTGTTTCCAACTGCCGTGAGATCTTCAAGGGTTCTGTGAACTATGCTTGGACCAGCGTTCCAACATACCCCAG tGGGGTCATTGGATTTATGCTTTGTTCAACTGAAGGACCTGATGTTGACTTCAAACACCCACTGAACCCAATTGACGAGAGCTCCAGCAAATCAAATGGACCTTTGAAGTTTTACAATGCCGAG
- the SPDS1 gene encoding spermidine synthase (spermidine synthase 1 (SPDS1); FUNCTIONS IN: spermidine synthase activity; INVOLVED IN: spermidine biosynthetic process; LOCATED IN: cellular_component unknown; EXPRESSED IN: 25 plant structures; EXPRESSED DURING: 15 growth stages; CONTAINS InterPro DOMAIN/s: Spermine synthase (InterPro:IPR001045); BEST Arabidopsis thaliana protein match is: spermidine synthase 2 (TAIR:AT1G70310.1); Has 5225 Blast hits to 5225 proteins in 1497 species: Archae - 169; Bacteria - 2879; Metazoa - 350; Fungi - 195; Plants - 413; Viruses - 0; Other Eukaryotes - 1219 (source: NCBI BLink).), giving the protein MIFSVVRSSLPYIFRFTSHQNHHLSQTLVPPLSHFSEIFTRAITMDAKETSATDLKRPREEDDNGGAATMETENGDQKKEPACFSTVIPGWFSEMSPMWPGEAHSLKVEKVLFQGKSDYQDVIVFQSATYGKVLVLDGVIQLTERDECAYQEMITHLPLCSIPNPKKVLVIGGGDGGVLREVARHASIEQIDMCEIDKMVVDVSKQFFPDVAIGYEDPRVNLVIGDGVAFLKNAAEGSYDAVIVDSSDPIGPAKELFEKPFFQSVARALRPGGVVCTQAESLWLHMDIIEDIVSNCREIFKGSVNYAWTSVPTYPRHWGHWIYALFN; this is encoded by the exons atgatattTTCAGTTGTACgctcttctcttccttataTCTTCCGCTTCACTTCACACCAAAATCACCACCTCTCACAAACCCTAGTTCCTCCTCTCTCTCATTTCTCGGAGATATTCACCAGAGCAATAACCATGGACGCTAAAGAAACCTCTGCCACCGATTTGAAAAGACCGAGAGAAGAGGATGATAACGGCGGCGCCGCTACCATGGAGACGGAGAACGGAGATCAGAAAAAGGAACCTGCTTGTTTCTCCACTGTTATTCCTGGGTGGTTCTCTGAAATGAGTCCTATGTGGCCAG GAGAGGCACACTCATTGAAGGttgagaaagttttgtttcaagGGAAATCAGATTATCAGGATGTTATTGTTTTCCAg TCTGCAACATATggaaaagttttggttttggatggAGTAATCCAACTTACGGAGAGAGATGAATGTGCTTATCAGGAAATGATCACTCATCTTCCTTTGTGTTCTATCCCTAACCCTAAGAAG GTTTTGGTCAttggaggaggagatggagGTGTCCTGCGGGAAGTTGCACGCCATGCTTCTATTGAGCAGATTGACATGTGTGAAATTGATAAAATGGTGGTCGAC GTGTCTAAGCAATTTTTCCCTGATGTAGCAATTGGATATGAGGATCCTCGCGTGAACCTTGTCATTGGCGATG GTGTTGCTTTCTTGAAGAATGCTGCTGAAGGATCATACGATGCAGTTATTGTTGACTCTTCAGATCCAATCG GTCCTGCAAAGGAGCTGTTTGAGAAACCCTTCTTCCAATCTGTGGCTAGAGCTCTTCGTCCTGGTGGAGTTGTGTGCACTCAAGCTGAAAGCTTGTGGCTTCACATGGACATCATCGAAGACATTGTTTCCAACTGCCGTGAGATCTTCAAGGGTTCTGTGAACTATGCTTGGACCAGCGTTCCAACATACCCCAGGCAT tGGGGTCATTGGATTTATGCTTTGTTCAACTGA